Within the Terriglobales bacterium genome, the region ACTTTGGCATTGGGCGAGAACTCCCAGCCAAGCTTCTGGCTGGGGCCGCGAAAGGATTTCTCCACCGTGGGATTGAACGCCCAATACCACTTGCCCGCTTTCTTGTCGACGATTGGCCGAAGCTCCCACGTCCACGTGTCGGCGGAAAAGTTCGGACGCACGTAGCCGAACTCGGTCGAGAGGCTCACGCCCACCGGCCAGCGCCACTTCTCCGGCGCCCGCACTCGTGGACGGATGTGCGTGCCCACGAACTGCCATCCGTCGCGCACGCTTGCCGAGCTGAACAGGTAGTAGCCGGTCTCGAACCACGAGTTCCAGCCGTGCGTGATCTCCAGCGTCTCGTGGAACGCATGGTTGGTCGGCAGCTCGCCGTCGGACGAAACCGTCTTGCGGCCGTCAATCGTGAAGTTGCTGTGCAGCTCCACCATGGTCCGCTTCGCATCCACCGTGTCGCCGGGATAGACCTGGATTTCGTAGTTTTCCTGCGCGCGGGCGCAGGTTGCGGAGGCGGGCGCCACGAAGAGAAGGACAAGGACCCTGATTGTTCGTCGGCGCATCGGCTGACTTGGTTCGCTAATAGCCAAGGGCCAGGCCAAAAGCGCTTCCCCGCATTGTCCAACGTGTGGCAAGAACCGGCAAGCGGTTTTCGAATTCGGCGCTTCGGCGATTCGGCAAACCAGACGAACCACGAACGCTATCCTCCGCCCGCGGTCCGCGCGGCCATAATCGAACCGACCGACCTGCCGAAGGAGACCGGTTCGCTGCCGCCGTCGTTTAAGTCGCTGAGTGCCCTCCTTGCGCCGGGCGCGCTGCTTGTCGCCGCGCTGGTTGGGCTGCATGTGACGGCGGCGCGGCCGGCCGTTCGCGAGTTCCTCGATTTCTATCCTTACATTGTCCTCGTGCTCGGCGCGCTGCTCGCCCTGCGCTTTCATTCCAGCCGCAGCCTGTTCGCATTGGCTGCGCTCGCTTTGGCCGCGCGATATTCGCTGCCCGCAGCTCCCGCGGTCACGCGCGGCTTCGTCGCCGTGCTGTTGCCGATGAACCTGGCCGCGATCACCTGCGTTCGCGAGCGCGGCGTGCTGACACCTGCTGCCGCGGTGCGCATCGGCACGCTCGCCTGCCAGGCCGTGCTGGTCAGCGTGCTCTCCCGCCCCGAGATCGCGTGGACGCACTGGATCGCGCATCCGCTGCTGCCCTGGGCTGCGGCGACGCTCGCCGGGTTCATGGTCTTGCTGCGGTTCGTCGCGGTTGCCGATCCGCTGACCGCCGCCTTTCTCTGGTGCGTGCCGTCGTACCTCGTCGCGCAGGCGGCGAACAGCACGCCGATGCGCAACGCGGTCTTCGCCACCGCCGGCGCGGTCGTGCTGCTCGGCCTGGTCGAGCGCGGATACCGCCTCGCCTACCACGACGCGCTCACCGGCCTCCCCGGTCGCCGCGCCTTCGACGAAATGGCCGCCGAGCTGCCCGAGATCTACTCGGTTGCGCTAGTGGACGTGGACCACTTCAAAAAGTTCAACGATCTTTACGGACACGAAACCGGCGACCAGGTGTTGCGCATGGTCGCCTCGCGGCTGGCGCGCGTCGGCGATGGCGGACGCGCGTTCCGCTGGGGAGGCGAAGAGTTCGTGCTCGTCTTCCCCGGACGCACCGTCGATCAAGCCCTCGACGAAGCCGACGAAATCCGCCAAGCCATTGCCGACAGCAGCTTCGTTGTGCGCAGTCCCGATCGCCGCAAGAAAGGCCCGAACGACCGAGGTCCCGTTCGCATGACGGAGAAGGAAGCAGCGGTCACAGTAAGCATGGGACTGGCTGATCCGGCCCGCGGACGGCTCACGGTCGACCAGGTCGTGCACGTGGCTGATCAGGCGTTGTACTTCGCGAAAGAGTCGGGCCGCAATCGCATCGAGACAATGCGATCGCTCGTGCGGCACCGCAAAGCGGCGGGCGTGGGGAAGCTGCGCTCAGCGCAGTGAGGCCCAACTCAACGGCAGATCACTTCGGCTGCGCCGGCGCGGCTGCCTTCTTCTTGGGCTTCGGTGCGGGTTGTCCTGCCGCCTTCGGCGCCCCGCGTGGCGCCACGCTCGGGTCGTACATGCTGCCGTAGAGCAGGTACTGCCGCGCCGCGTCCCGCGGATAGCTGATGGTCACGGCCGCGACTTTCGGGCCCGCCATCGTTGCCGTCAACTCGGGATTGATTCCCACCCAGTAAGTCGGCAGATTCAGCTTGCGGTAGCGCTCCACCACTTCGTCGCGCACCTTGGGGTCGAAATGGACACCGTACGTGTCCACCAGCGCCTTGATACCGTTGTAGTCGCCCTCCGCTTTGGTGCGCATCACTTCGGCGAGAAGCATGCCGACTCCCTCGCGCATCTTCTGATAATCGGTCACCTCCACGTAATGCTTGCCGTCGCGTACGAACTCGCGGATGGCGCCAGTCTTGTCCATGATGTAGCGAGCGATCATCTGCCGATCGCGCTGGTGGTCTTCTTCAATCGTGTCGCCGCGCGGAATGCGGCGGAGCTGCGTCAGCATGGTGAGCGCCTGGCTGTCGTACATCGCCTTAGCCACGTTTTCCTGGTCGCTGATGAGGCCAAGCTCCTTCAACTTCGGGTCCCATACGTTCCACAGCGCCATCAGGTCGGCGCGGCCTTCTTCCATGGTGGAGTAGTACTCCTTCAGATAGGCCTCCGATCCCCTGGACATGCGCTCACTCAGTTTGCCGGAGCCGTGCCCGATCACTTCGTGCATGGCGGTGAGCAGGTCGCTGGCCTCGGCGCCGTACTTCTTGCCGCGTTCCACCACCTCGGGCGAGGCAGCGAACTGCTCCAGCGACGCGTGACCTGACGCGTTCGACAACGCGCGCGCGCTGCCGGTGAACAGAAAATTCTTGGTGCCGTATTTTTCGCGAATTTCGTTTTCGTTGGGCAGATTGTCGCCCACCGTGGTCACGTGGAAATCGCCCGCCTCGATGATTGTCTCGACCGCCTTCACCACCGGCGGCTTGAACGAGTGCTTCTTGTACTGCGGCGCCCACGGCGCCTTTTCCTCGAAGTACTCGGCGTTCTGCGCGAGCTTGATCATGGCATCGGTGACTTTCTTGTCGGTGATGCTCACGAAGCTCTGCGAGCTTCCCTTGGCAGCGCGGGCGTCGCGGTATACCTCGATGAAGCCGTTGGCGAAGTCAACAGTCGCATCGTTCTGAACCCAATCCGCGCCAAACTTCAACCAATCGCTGAACTCACCGGTCTGGTAGAAGCGGATCAGGTCAGCGATCACGCGCCCTTGGTCGGGAGAAGCCGCGGCACGAGCCTTCTCCAAAAACCCGATCGCCTTCTTCAGGTAGACCGCGTACAGGCCCGCGGGAATCTTTCCGTCCGGCGTTCCGGCGCGATACACGATCTCTTTCAGCTTGCCATCGGGTCCCTTCACCACTCGCGAGGTGAGCGGATAAGTCTCCTTGAAGCCCTGCAGGTCGGCGAGCGTCACGCCGAGGTAGAACGTGTTGGAGCTGGCCTGGACGATGTCTCTCCCGTCTTTCGGCGTCTTCGCGGTCGTCATCGGCTCAAAGTTCGGGTCGAAAATGGATGGCCGCAGCTCCTCCAGCTCTTTGTTCAGGGCAGCGGGCGTGGCAATCGCCAGCAGATCGCCGTACTTCATCTTGAACGCGCCATTGCGCTGGGCAGCCGTCGCCGCCTTCTGGAGCTCTGCGAATGTGAAAGACGGCAGGAACTTCTGCGCGGTGTTCTCGTTGTGATTGCCGCGGTTGCCCCAGAACAGCTTGGCGTACTCGGTAATCTCGCTCATCACGGCAGGATCAATGCCGGATGAGTGCGACACAATCCCCTCCAGCAGCCGCTTCTGGCGGATGCCGTACCGCGAGAGCTGGTCGTAGATGATCGGATCAATCGCGATCGCTGCCTGTGACAGCCAGTACGCCAGCTCCTGCTGCTTGGGATCGAGCGCCCTGAAGCTCTCGGCTTGCAGCTGGATGAAGCCGGTGTTGCCGATGCGCTCCACCAGAACGTTGTTGCCGGTGTGCTGAGCACAGGCTGTGACAGCGAGCAGGATCAGGGCGGCGAGAGTTCGCTTCACGAAGTATTCTCCGAGGCCGGGCGCTCTCTGAGCGCTGCAGCGATATGCGGGCAGCCAACGATATTAACGGAGCAGGCCGGACCTGGCCAACCGGCCCAGTCACCCACCGAACACCCAGCCACATTGACCGGCCGCGCGGCGCGATGCTAACTTCGCTTCCCGCCTACCGGAGGTCCCCCGGATGCACTATCGAATCTGTCGTGGTTCCCTGCTCAGAATGAGTTTTGCGTTGCTGGCTGTCGCTCTGGCGAGTGTTGCCGGGCTCGCACACGCGCAGCATGCCCGCCCTGCCGCTGCCCCGGCGGCGCGCCTGATGCCGGGCGTCGGCGAAGTGAACCATCCTGTGCGCACCAGCAATCCGGAGGCGCAGCGCTTCTTCAACCAGGGGCTGGCGCTCGATTACGGCTTCAACCACGACGAGGCGGAAAAAGCCTTCTGGCGGGCGGCTGAACTCGATCCCACGATGGCCATGGCATGGTGGGGCGTCGCGCTGGTGGTCGGGCCAAACTACAACCTGCCGATTGATCAGGAACGCGAGAAGAAAGCGTTCGAAGCCATTCAAAAAGCGCGCCGGCTCGCAGCCAACGGACCGGAGCCCGAGCGCGATTACATTGAAGCTTTGGCGAAGCGGTATACCGACAATCCGAACGCCGACTTCCACCAGCTCGACGTGGACTACAACAACGCCATGCGCGAGCTATCGAAAAAGTATCCCGACGACCTCGATGCGGCCACGCTCTTCGCCGAGAGCGGCATGACCCTGCGTCCGTGGAAGCTGTGGAACGCGGACCACACACCCGCGCCCGGCACCGGCGAGATTGTCGAAACCCTGGAATCGGTCCTGCGCCGCAATCCGCAGCACATCGGCGCCAATCACTTCTACATTCACGCGGTCGAGGCGTCGGCCCATCCCGAGGCCGCGATGCCGTCAGCGCTGCGGCTGGCGGCGCTCGCGCCGAGCTCCGGACACCTGGTCCACATGCCGGGACACATCTTCATCCGCACCGGCGACCACGAGTCCTCGCTGGCCACCAACATCAACGCCGCGCGCGCCGACGAGAACTACATCAAGACGACGCAGGCCCACGGTGTTTATCCGATGATGTACTACACCCATAACCTGCACTTCATCGTGATGGAAAACGCCATGATGGGCCGCTACGCCGAGTCGCTGGCGGCCGCGCGCAAAGTGCAGGCCCATGTGGGTCCGCACATCAAAGACATGGACCTGCTCGACTTCTTCAACACCATGCCGTCGCTCGTCATGGTGCGCTTCCGCAAGTGGGACGACATTCTGAAGTCGCCCGCGCCTGCCGCCGGCAGCGGCCCTTACACCGCCGGCACATGGCATTACGCGCGGGGGCTCGCCTTCGCGGCTCAGGGTAAAGAAAAAGAGACCATCACCGAGCTCGACGCGTTGCAGAAACTCGCGCCTGAGATGGCCAAGATTCCTACCAACACCGTCGGCCCGGGCAATGCGCAGAAAATTCCGGTGATCGCCGCGCATGTGATCCAGGCACGCCTGGCGTCGTCGCTGGGCAAAACGGACGAAGCCGTTGCCCACCTGCGGGAGGCAGTCTCGATCCAGGACACACTCGACTACAACGAACCGCCTGACTGGTTCTATCCGGTTCGTGAAACGCTCGGCGGCACTCTCCTGCGCGCGGGACGCGCGGCCGAAGCCGAGCAGGTATTTCGCGCCGATCTGGCCATGAATCCGCGCAATGCCCGCTCTTTGTTCGGTCTGATGGAAAGCCTGAAGGCGCAAAAGCGCGCGCACGACGCAGCATTCGTCGAGCAGGAATTCAAGTCGGCGTGGAAGGGCGCGGACACGCAGCTACGCATCGAAGACTTGTAGTTCGGCGCGCGGTCGCGAGCACGGGAAGAGTAAAATAAGCTGAAGTGCGCAGCCGGCGCACGGCATCTGCAAGCTTATGCCTGCTCGTCTCTTTTCGGCCCTCAGCCGTTGGGGCCTGGAACAACTTCACCGCAGACTAGGCAGCGTACCGCTTCGCGTCTCGCTCAACGGCGTCGAGAAACAATTTTCCGACGCCCCACCGGTTGCAAAACTGGAAATCTCAGGATTAGGGAAGCTGCTGGCCCTCGCGCGAGCTCCGGAGCTCACTTTCGGCGATGGCTACAGTGACGGCAGCATCCGCCTCGAAGGCGACCTGCTAGCCGCCCTCGAAGCCGTATATCACTCGTTGCAGCGGCGTCGGCGCGGATGGCGCACCACCCTGGAAGACGCGCTTCTGCGCATGACGCAGCGCAACACCGAAGACGGGTCGCGCCGCAACATTCATCACCACTACGACCTCCGCACCGACTTCTATCAGCTCTGGCTCGACCGCGAGCTGCTCTACACGTGCGCCTACTTCCCCACTCCGGAGACCGGCCTGGAAGACGCGCAGACAGCGAAGATGGACCACGTGGCGCGCAAGCTGAAGCTTCGTCCCGGCGAAAAAGTGGTCGAAGCAGGCAGCGGATGGGGCTCCCTGGCACTGCACATGGCGCGCAACTATGGCGTGAAAGTGCGCGCCTACAACGTTTCGCACGAGCAGATTGCCTATGCGCAGCGCCGCGCCCGCCTGCTCGGCTTGAGCGAACGCGTGGAGTTCGTGGAAGACGACTACCGCAACATCGAAGCAGGCTACGACGTATTCGTCTCGGTCGGCATGCTCGAGCACGTGGGCCTCGCCAACTACGATGAATTCGGCCGCGTCATCCGCCGCGCTGTCGGCGAAGTGGGACGCGGGCTGCTGCACTTCATCGGACGCAACCGCCCCGCGCCCCTCAGTGTCTGGATCCGCAAGCGTATCTTTCCGGGAGCGTATCCGCCGACCTTGAAAGAGATGATGGACATCCTCGAGCCCGCGAACTACGCCGTGCTCGACGTGGAAAACCTGCGCCTTCACTACGCCAAGACCCTCGAGCACTGGCTGGAGCGCTTTGAGCGCAATCGCGAGCGCGTGGAAAGCATGTTCGACGAGAAGTTCGCGCGCGCGTGGCGCCTGTATCTGACGGGATCGCTGGCTGCATTCCGCGTGGGCACACTCCAGCTCTTCCAGGTCGTTTTTGCCGGGCCCGAGTGCAACGCCATCCCGTGGACGCGGGCCCACGTTTACGACGCGGCGTCGGTTGCCACCCAACCTCAGGAGGCCCTAATCGAACAATGGACCGCTGCGACGTAGCCATCATCGGAGGCGGACCAGCAGGGTCCTCGTGTGCGTGGGAGTTGGTGCGGCGCGGTCTGCGCGTGGTCGTCCTGGACCGGCAGAAATTTCCGCGCGACAAAGTCTGTGCCGGCTGGATCACGCCGCTCGTGATCGACGAGCTGCGGATTGATCCGCGCGATTACGCCCGTGGCCGCGTCTTCCAGCCGATTACGGCCTTCCGCACCGGCGTGATCGGCGGCGGCGAAATCTCCAGCAACTATGGCCGCGTGGTCAGCTACGGCATCCGGCGGTGCGAGTTCGATCACTATCTGGTCATGCGGTCCGGTGCCGGCGTGATCGCCGGCGGCCTGCAATCACTTGAGCGCGAAAACGGCCAGTGGATCATCAACAAGAGCCTGCGGGCGTCCGCGCTCGTCGGCGCCGGCGGGCACTTCTGCCCCGTGGCGCGCCACCTCGGCGCCCGTCAGGATGGCGAACCGGTCGTCGCTGCAAAAGAAATTGAATTTGCCATGTCGCCCGTGCAAGCGCAGCAGTGCTCGGTTCGGCCCGAAGCGCCCGAGCTGTTCTTCTGCCGCGACATGAAGGGCTACGGCTGGTGCTTCCGCAAAGGCGACTTCCTCAACCTCGGTCTCGGCCGCGTGGCGCAGCACGGGCTGAACACGCACATCGGGGAGTTCGTCGAATGGCTGAAGGCCTGCGGCAAGGCGCCGCTCGATCTGCCGTCTGCCTGGCGCGGCCACGCCTATCTGCTCTACGAGGCCACCGGGCGGCGCGTGCTCGACGACGGCGTGCTGCTCATCGGCGACTCGGCCGGACTCGCGTACGCACAGAGCGGCGAGGGCATCCGGCCGGCGATCGAGTCAGGGTTGATCGCCGCGCAGGTGATCGCCGAAGCCGCCGGCGATTATTCCCGCGCCAAGCTGGCGCCCTACGAGCAGCGCCTGCGCGAACGCTTCGGCAGCGAGCCGCAGACGAGCGCCCTCGGCCGGCTCATGCCCGGTTCCATCGTCGCCGCCGCCGGACGCCTGCTGCTCCGAACCACCTGGTTCTCGCGGTCGGTCGTCCTTGACCAATGGTTCCTGCGCCTGGGCAGCGACGCTCCCATCGGCGGTTCAGAAGCGACAGTCGGCGAAGTGCTCACCACCGCCAGCGCCTGAAGCGGTTCGACTCATTTTCCGGCTCGCAGAATCCGTCCCAGCTCCTGGATCACGCTCGGATCGGCCCCGGCCCGGGGATCGGCATCACCTCATCGTCGGATTCGAGCGGCGCCGCCATCGAGAAACGCAATCCGCTCTTCACAACGCCCGCCGGGAGGAGCGAGGAAGCCTTGTCGAGCAGCCAGGTGAGTGTGCCGGCAACAGGGTGAATGAACAGTGCGGGCAGGCGTTCCGGCTCACGCGCACCGGTGATCACATCGCGTACGACTTCCGCCTTCTCTTTTCCGGTCGCGATCAAGATCGTGGAAATGCAGCCGGGCCACGTGTCCGAATCGACAACAATCGTCCAAAGAGTGCTTATCTCCCGCCTTCAGGGCCGGCCCTCCTTGAGCTGGAGTTGCACGCCGGATGGGGAGCACGAGTGCGATTCACGCTGTGATTTCGCTTTCAGTGCCGCGGATTGCCAACGCTCATACTGCTGCTGCTTCGAGGGCGCCGCGTCTTTACGACCTAGCAACCAATAGTCGAACCAATCGAGGTTGCGCTCCATAGCTTCCGCTTCCTGGTTTGGGCGGGACAGGTTATGACCAGTTTTCGGATAGAGAATGAGTTCACTGGGCACACCGCATCGCCAAAGTGCGGTTTCGAATTCCAATCCTTGCACGGCAAGACTTTGATCGCCGAATTCAAGAAGCGTGGGTGTCGTCAGGCCAGCTACGTGGAACATGGGCGAGATCGCGATATAGCGCTGGAGCGAATCGAAGGGCGACCCGCCGTAGTAGTAGTCGTGAATGTTCATGTTCAGCCATCCGGGCATTTGGCCGTAGGCGGAGATGAGGTCCAGCCCTCCTTCCGCAAATGATGCTGCCCGGAACAGCTTCGGGTTTTGTACCAGGACCAGCGGACCCAGCCAAGCTCCATGGCTGTGTCCTGCGATTCCAATTCTTTCCTCGTCGACAAAACCTTTGCTGATCATGAACTCGACGCCGGTCACAACATCATCCGCCGGCTCTTTGGCCAAGTCGTCAGGTGTACTGAACGAGTCGGAGTACGAGCCTGTGCCGCGGTAGTTCGGAAACAGGACCACATATCCTCGTGAAGCCGCGAGGCGGTAAGGATAGGGCCATTCAACGAACATTTCGTAGGCTTCAGGCACTGCGAATCCCGGCCCTCCATGAACAAAGACGATCAGGGGATACTTCTTGGCGGGATCGAAACTGGGTGGCTTGGCGAGCCAGCCCTCCACGACGGTGCCGTCGCGCGATGTCCAATGCACACGTTCGAATCCCGGCAGGTTTGGTTGATCGGAGTCGTTTATTCGTGTCACTTGCTTCGCAGAACTGAAGGGCGCGTGGCTGATAAAGATCTCTGGGCGATGGCTGGTGGATTCGCGAACAAAGGCAACTGTCTTCCCGTCACGCGAAACACTGTGCAGACTCTCACTGCCGTCGTGAGTTCCCAACGGGGTCATCAATCCATCTCGAAGCGACACGGAGAACAACCGGCGGCTGGCGTGCACAGTGTTTTCCAGAAGCATTTGGCCGGGCTCGACCCACATGAACCGCGGCTGGTAGAGCACGAAGCGGTCTGCGCCGGGAACCGGCGTGTACTGCTTTTGGTCAAAGTGATAGATTCCGAGTTGCGACTTTGTTTGCCACCGCCTCGCCAGGTTTCTGTAGACAACGGCGAGCGCCTTTCCATCCGGAGACCAGATCGGATTCGAGTAGCTGCTGGTGTTGTCCGACATCTCGCCGCCGGTACCGCTAAGGATCACCTCTGATTTCCCGGTATCGAGCGAGTGAATCAGAATGTCCGTCCGCTGGTTGGCAAGGCCGGGCGTCGTTTGGACAACTGCCGCGATCTGATTCCCGTCCGGTGACCATGCGAACTGCGTGACATGGAGGTCGGTGATAACCGGCTCGGCCTTCTTGCCTGCCACATCGACGACCCAGAGTTCGTTTCGCTGATCGAGCTGAAGAAACGTAGTGTTGTTCAGGAGCTTGTAGACCACGAAGCTCCATTTATCAACGACAATACCGGCATCTTTGTCGGCTTGACGTCCCGATTCAAAGTCACCTTTCTTGGCGTTGCGCACGATATAGCCGATTCTCTTGCTGTCTGGTGACCACGAAAACGACAGCACGCCGCCCGCGGCATTGGTTAGTCGTTCGGGCGTGCCGCCCGGGCGGTCAACCGTCCAGATCTGGGGCGCGCCCTCGCGCGAGGAAAGGAATGCAATGCGGGATCCGTCCGGTGACCAGCGGGGAGCGTCGCCTTTCTCGCCGGGAAACCGCGGATCCTCTGACTTGTCGGAAGCAGTCAAGGGAACTGGCTGGCTGCCTGCCGCAACATTCGTTACCCAGATCGACTTTGCAAACCGGTTCTGCTGCCAGTCGGGCTCCCTTATTGTGTAGATGATCTGCTGGCCATCGGGCGAGAGCTCGACATTCTCAATGCTCTTCCAGCTGAGCACCTCTTTCGCGCTGGTCGCCGAGAGCCCTTGAGCGAATGCTGCGACGACAAGCAGCAGGGAGGCTGTGGCAAGACCGGCCGATTCTTTCCTCATCGTTATTTCCTCTCGGGTCAAAACGTGCCGATAGGTATCTTAGGGCCGATCGCCAGGTTCGGCAGAGGGCGTGCCTCGGTCGGTTGAACGGATTCCGGGCTTGTTGGCGGTCGGGCCAGTGATGCTGGCGGCCAGCACGCGAGTCGAAAAGTCGGCCAGACTGAAGACGGCAACGGGTCCCGAGGGCCGAAGGGAGTCGAGTTCGCTCATGTGAATGCGCACGCGCTTGGGTCTCGACGATTGATGCGGCTTCAGTTCGCCGTCCGTGAGCAGCGATGAAACGTCGAAGACGACACCCTCGGATTTTCCCCCTTCGTCGGCGTTGATGAACTCCGGCACTCCCAACTGCGCACTCAGGTCAAGTACGCG harbors:
- a CDS encoding cyclopropane-fatty-acyl-phospholipid synthase family protein; the encoded protein is MPARLFSALSRWGLEQLHRRLGSVPLRVSLNGVEKQFSDAPPVAKLEISGLGKLLALARAPELTFGDGYSDGSIRLEGDLLAALEAVYHSLQRRRRGWRTTLEDALLRMTQRNTEDGSRRNIHHHYDLRTDFYQLWLDRELLYTCAYFPTPETGLEDAQTAKMDHVARKLKLRPGEKVVEAGSGWGSLALHMARNYGVKVRAYNVSHEQIAYAQRRARLLGLSERVEFVEDDYRNIEAGYDVFVSVGMLEHVGLANYDEFGRVIRRAVGEVGRGLLHFIGRNRPAPLSVWIRKRIFPGAYPPTLKEMMDILEPANYAVLDVENLRLHYAKTLEHWLERFERNRERVESMFDEKFARAWRLYLTGSLAAFRVGTLQLFQVVFAGPECNAIPWTRAHVYDAASVATQPQEALIEQWTAAT
- a CDS encoding GGDEF domain-containing protein codes for the protein MWQEPASGFRIRRFGDSANQTNHERYPPPAVRAAIIEPTDLPKETGSLPPSFKSLSALLAPGALLVAALVGLHVTAARPAVREFLDFYPYIVLVLGALLALRFHSSRSLFALAALALAARYSLPAAPAVTRGFVAVLLPMNLAAITCVRERGVLTPAAAVRIGTLACQAVLVSVLSRPEIAWTHWIAHPLLPWAAATLAGFMVLLRFVAVADPLTAAFLWCVPSYLVAQAANSTPMRNAVFATAGAVVLLGLVERGYRLAYHDALTGLPGRRAFDEMAAELPEIYSVALVDVDHFKKFNDLYGHETGDQVLRMVASRLARVGDGGRAFRWGGEEFVLVFPGRTVDQALDEADEIRQAIADSSFVVRSPDRRKKGPNDRGPVRMTEKEAAVTVSMGLADPARGRLTVDQVVHVADQALYFAKESGRNRIETMRSLVRHRKAAGVGKLRSAQ
- a CDS encoding NAD(P)/FAD-dependent oxidoreductase, which gives rise to MDRCDVAIIGGGPAGSSCAWELVRRGLRVVVLDRQKFPRDKVCAGWITPLVIDELRIDPRDYARGRVFQPITAFRTGVIGGGEISSNYGRVVSYGIRRCEFDHYLVMRSGAGVIAGGLQSLERENGQWIINKSLRASALVGAGGHFCPVARHLGARQDGEPVVAAKEIEFAMSPVQAQQCSVRPEAPELFFCRDMKGYGWCFRKGDFLNLGLGRVAQHGLNTHIGEFVEWLKACGKAPLDLPSAWRGHAYLLYEATGRRVLDDGVLLIGDSAGLAYAQSGEGIRPAIESGLIAAQVIAEAAGDYSRAKLAPYEQRLRERFGSEPQTSALGRLMPGSIVAAAGRLLLRTTWFSRSVVLDQWFLRLGSDAPIGGSEATVGEVLTTASA
- a CDS encoding S9 family peptidase, coding for MRKESAGLATASLLLVVAAFAQGLSATSAKEVLSWKSIENVELSPDGQQIIYTIREPDWQQNRFAKSIWVTNVAAGSQPVPLTASDKSEDPRFPGEKGDAPRWSPDGSRIAFLSSREGAPQIWTVDRPGGTPERLTNAAGGVLSFSWSPDSKRIGYIVRNAKKGDFESGRQADKDAGIVVDKWSFVVYKLLNNTTFLQLDQRNELWVVDVAGKKAEPVITDLHVTQFAWSPDGNQIAAVVQTTPGLANQRTDILIHSLDTGKSEVILSGTGGEMSDNTSSYSNPIWSPDGKALAVVYRNLARRWQTKSQLGIYHFDQKQYTPVPGADRFVLYQPRFMWVEPGQMLLENTVHASRRLFSVSLRDGLMTPLGTHDGSESLHSVSRDGKTVAFVRESTSHRPEIFISHAPFSSAKQVTRINDSDQPNLPGFERVHWTSRDGTVVEGWLAKPPSFDPAKKYPLIVFVHGGPGFAVPEAYEMFVEWPYPYRLAASRGYVVLFPNYRGTGSYSDSFSTPDDLAKEPADDVVTGVEFMISKGFVDEERIGIAGHSHGAWLGPLVLVQNPKLFRAASFAEGGLDLISAYGQMPGWLNMNIHDYYYGGSPFDSLQRYIAISPMFHVAGLTTPTLLEFGDQSLAVQGLEFETALWRCGVPSELILYPKTGHNLSRPNQEAEAMERNLDWFDYWLLGRKDAAPSKQQQYERWQSAALKAKSQRESHSCSPSGVQLQLKEGRP